The genomic interval TTTTCCGCAGCCTTGTCTCCGGGATTTCTGTCAGGATGATATTTCAGAGCTAGTTTTCTGTATGCGCTTTTGACTGTCGCGTGATCAGCTTGCTTTTCAACACCAAGAACTTCGTATGGATTACTGCCCATCGTACCACATCCGTAAAAGAGTAAACAATCAGTTCTTCATCTGCTCACTGCTGGATTGATGCAGATGGTCCATACTGATTTAATTTTCATCGTTCAATTTCCGAAGCAGAAATATAGTAAGGAATTGTTTTATGGAAAAACGACATTAAGAAAGCAGAGCTTCTGAGATAAATCCGTCAGTCTATAGCGTCTTCCTGATCAAGCTTGTTCATGTCAGCAGAATTGTCTTTCTCATCAAGAGTTTCAGTCATATTCATTATATTTCGTACTGTGTGCATTACTATAGACAGATTCTTCTCGGACTTTTCAATAGAGGCAATATTGGTCTCGTCGCGGGCAGTTCTCAATTCGTTCAGGGCTAATTCAAGATCTCCCTTGGATTCCCTGTCAAGCCTGTCACCGCCGGTCTTAATCAGCTTTGTCGCTTCGTATATTAACTGATCGGCAACATTCCGGCTCTCAATCAGCTTCATCCTGTCACGGTCGGCTTCTTTGCTTTTCTTGGCTTCACGTATGAGTTTCCCGATATCATCATCTGAAAGGCCACCACTGGGGTTGATCTTCATCTCCTGATGCTTGCCGGTAACGGCATCCTTGGCGTTAACGAACAGAATTCCATTGGCATCGATTGAGAATGATACTTCTACCCTGGGAACACCTCTTGGCGCGGGGCTGATACCGACAAGTTCAAATCTTGCAAGGCTTCTATTATTCTCGGCAAGGTCGCTCTCGCCCTGAAGTACATGAATACCTACTATTTGCTGATTATCAACCGCTGTAGTGAACATCTTGCTTCGTTTTATAGGTAATGGGCTGTTCTTGGCTATTATCGGTGCCATAACGCCACCAAGGGTCTCAACACCCATGGTGAGCGAGGTTACATCGAGAAGCACAAGATCCTTCCTCTGGCCAGACACTACGGATCCAGCTATTGCAGCACCCATAGCTACCACTTCATCGGGATTTACGCTGTGAACAGGTTCCTGCTGAAAAGCTTCTTCAACAAGTCGCCTGACCATCGGTATCCTGGTTGACCCTCCGACAAGAACGACTGTCTCGAGATCTTCGTGTGTAAGGCCGGCATCCTTCAGAACCTGCAGGCATAATGGTCTTGTACTTTCAACCATATCCCTGATAAGTCCTTCGAACAGGCCTCTGGTGATTGACATCTCAAGATGTACAGGCCCTTCATCGCTCGAGGCGATAAAAGGAAGGTTAATCGAAGTTTCCAGGGCTGTTGAAAGCTCACATTTGGCTCTTTCTGCCGCTTCACGAACCCTCTGGGGAGCAACAGGATCTTCCTTCAGGTCGATGCCCTTCTCCCGTTTGAACTCGCTCATTATCCATTCTACCAGGCGTGCGTCAAAATCGTCTCCGCCCAGTTGTGTGTTTCCAGTAGTGGCTTTAACTTCGAAAATTCCGTTCACTACCTGGAGAACACTAATATCGAAAGTGCCTCCTCCAAAATCGAATACGGCGATCTTTCTTCGTTCAACGGCATCGGTAAATGCTAGCGCCGCGGCGGTAGGCTCATTAAGTACGCGCTTAACGTTCAAACCGGCAATTGTGCATGCAGCTTTTGTTGCCTTTCTCTGTATTTCATTGAAATGAGCGGGTACGGTCACAACGACATCGGTTACTTCCTCTCCCAGGTACTCCTCTGCACGGTATTTCATCTTCTGCAGAATCATCGAGGATATTTCCTGGGGAGAAAAAGTCCTGCCGTCTCCGGTCCTGACAACAGCGTCGCCGTTGTCATTGGGAATAATGTCGTAAGATACATTGAAAGTTTCCTTTTCAAGCTCTTCGTACTTTCTTCCCATAAGTCTTTTAATGCTTGTTATTGTGTCTTTAGGATTAGTTATCGCTTGTCTTTTTGCAACAATACCAACAAGCCTGTCTCCTGCAGGTGTGAATGCGACAACAGAAGGCATGACTCTGGGTCCTTCGCCGGTCTGTATTACAATAGCGTTTCCACCTTCAGATATTGACATGCAAGAGTTGGTTGTTCCCAGGTCAATACCAATTATGCAGCCCAAAATGCCTCCTTAGAATATGTACAGCCTTGCACTCGTAGAACGTACTGCCTGAGCAAAAAATCTAATACGTTGTAAAATAACTGAAGTTGGTCCAAACTCCAACCTCCAGAAATTATCACGTTAACAGTACGCTGCAACTGAGAAAATGTCAACTCTTCAGCAGAAAATAAGCAAACAGTAATTGAGCTCATTTACAGGGATTTCCCTGCTGCTGATAGTACTTTTTCCGTATCCGGAGAAAACAGCACTCCTTTCTCACAGATTATGGCAGTAATAAGCGACGCCGGGGTAACATCAAATGCCGGATTCCATACTCCCACACACTCCGGAAGAAGCTGTCTCCCTCCAAAGGCTGACAGTTCGTTTCTTCCCCTCTGTTCTATTTCTATATCTCCTCCGCATTCAGTCGAGATATCAAAAGTGGAGAGGGGCGCAACAATATAAAAAGGAACTCCATGTTCTCTTGCCGCCAGCGCAAGTGGATATGTGCCAATCTTGTTAGCGGCATCTCCATTGCCGGCAATTCTGTCGCTGCCAACGATAACCGCGTTTATCTCACCTTTTTCAAGAAGCGAAGCCGCTGCGGAATCCGGAAGGACATCAACCGGAATACCTGCCCTTGAAAGCTCCCATGATGTCAATCTCGCCCCCTGCAGGAGGGGGCGGGTCTCATCGGCATACACCTTTTTGAGAAGACCGCGGTCCCATGCTTCGTATATCACAGCCAGAGCTGTTCCAAGACCTGCTGTTGCCAGTCCGCCAGCATTGCAGTGCGTTAAAACCGTTGAACATCTTTTCAGCAGATCAGCGCCGAAATGTCCCATCCGTTTGCTTGCTTCAAGATCATCCCGCATCAAACCGAAGGCGGATTCCAGGAGAGCTCGAACAGCGTTTTCCCTTTCCGGATTCCTCTGGAACACATCGCGCTGAATGTCAAGACAATGAAACAGATTAACCGCCGTAGGTCTTGTTCTTTCGAGTATATCCAGCTTCGAATGGAAGGCGGCATCGTTTCCTTCACCTGGGTCGCAGGTTTTTGCGGCAATTACAGCACCAAATGCCGCTGCAATTCCAATTGCTGGTGCTCCTCTGACAGCAAGGGTCCTTATTGCTTCCGCCAGCGTATCTATATTCTTGCAGTCAATGTAAATTTCCTCGGCGGGAAGCTCTCTCTGATCCAGCAGGCGCAGAAAACCATCCATCCATTGCATGGTCGGAAGAGGAATCATATCAGTCTGCCCCTGTAAGAATATCCAGACATACTTCGAGAATACCTGTGGGCTCCATCAATCTGCCTTTACCTTCAGTGCCACATGCAAGTGGTCCGCTGACGGGTCCTGCGAACAGAACACCGCGACTTTCCAGTATCTCAATGTTGGCAGCGACAGCTTTGCTGTTCCACATCCTGCTGTTCATTGAAGGCGCCATGACAACTGGAGCATCACAGGCCAGAAACGCGGAAGAGAGAAGATCGTTCGCCAGTCCATTAGCGGCTTTTCCAATGAAATCAGCAGTGGCTGGCACAATAACTAGAAGATCAATGCTGTCGGTCAGTGTGATATGTGGAACTGGATCTCCGGGTTGCTCCGTAAAAAGCAAACTGTAAACAGATCTTCCCGTTACGCAGGTCAATTGAGTCTCAGAAATGAACTGTAGCGCGGCCTGTGTTAGAATACCGTCTACTTCGTACCCTTCCTTTCTAAAGAGTGATGCGAGTATTACTCCCTTGAAGGCTGCCGCACTGCCGGTGATTCCAAGTAGTATTCGATTATCATTCATTTAAATACCCTTCTCCAATACAGTCTATTCCCACAAGTGTAAGTTCGGGACAAACCTTCATACGGTTTCTGCACTTCCCTGCGATACCCGGTGCCCAGCCTCCCGTTGCCCATATCTCGGGATTACCCTTTATATCCTTTAAAAGCTCGTCAATAATGTAATCAGCCGCCCCAACAGCCCCGAGGAGAACCCCGGAGCATACAGCTTCCGCAGTACTCCTTCCAATGGGTGAAACCGGAAACTCAAGATCCACAGGGTTGAGCTTCTCTGCCTTCTTGAATAGTTCTCCTGCAGCGGTTCCTACTCCTGGAGTTATGGCGCCGCCAGCGTAAGCTCCTTTACTGTTGATAACATCAAAGGTTGTTGCCGTTCCAAAATCAACAACAATAGCTGGAAATGAACCTAATTTGAGAGCTCCTACCGCATTTGCCAGTCGGTCTGCTCCCAACTCATGGGGAAATTTATAATCAATTATAATTCCAGCCGTTTCAACCGTTACTTCTACCGGATTTACATTTATATACCTTCTGGAAAGATTAAGAAGAGCATGACGTACCTGGGGAACTACACAGGCATAAGCAAGCCCTTCCGGTATATCACAATTGTCTGTTTTCAGAAGTGACCTTAGGATAACCCACAGATCATCAGCAGTCCAATGTCTGGTGGTAATTCTCCATTGAACACTAAGCCTTCCATTATCGAATACTCCCACAGAGGTTCTTGTATTACCTATATCGAGTACAAGTCTTCTCATTTCTTCCCCCAGTCAAATCCGATATCCGCCGATGCAGCCGAATGCGTAAGGGCGCCCGAGGATATTCCGTCAACTCCGCTGCAGGCAACCTCCCTGATATTCTCCAAAGTGATTCCCCCGGAAGCTTCAAGATAGATACCGCTCCCGGAAGCCATTCTTACAGCCTCTGCCAATGTCGCGGGTTCCATGTTATCGAGCAGGATTCTGTCGGGTTTTTCATCAAGCACTTCTCCAAGTTGATCTATGGAATCCACCTCTATTTCAATTGGGATACCCTTCTCCCTTATCCTAAGGATTACGCTGTGCAGTTCTCCGGCTCCTCCGGCAACCGCTATATGATTGTCCTTTACCATGGCGAGTTCTGCAAGGTTGAAACGGTGATTCACGCCTCCGCCGACCCTTACAGCGTATTTTTCGAGGGTTCGAAGACAGGGAGTGGTCTTTCTCGTATCCAGGATTTCAACTCCTGTTCCCTTAACGGCTTCAACATATTCCGCCGTGAGTGTCGCAATACCTGAGAGGCGGCAGAGGAGGTTAAGAGCCACCCTCTCTCCTCTTAGAAGCAAATCAGCGGAACCGTATAAACGGCCTATCGTATCCCCCTGAAATACTCTTGAACCATCAGGAATTTGCTGATGAATCTTCGGAACACTCCATCCCGATGAAATGGAAAGTTCTTGAAAAACCTGCTCCACCAGAAACCATCCGGCTGCGATGCACTCCTCTCTGGCTGAAACAGCACAGGTACTTTCATCGTCATCTGGTATTCCAAGGGATGAAGTTGTAACGTCATCCTTTACTCTGTCTTCAGCAAGTGCGTTTCGCACAATGAATCGTCCAACCGATACATGATCCGACCAGTCAACTGTTATCATGAGATTTCCTCCAGAAGTGCTTCATGGCCGTGCACAACTTTACCGTCGCAGATGGTCACTGCAACTTCGATCTCACTCCAGGGCGTATGAAAAGGATCTGCTGACAGTACCGTCATGTCTGCCTTCCTGCCAGGTGAGAGATGTTCGGCAATATCCTGAAAACCGCAAATGGATGCAGCTTCAAGTGTATATGCATTAAGTGCGGAGGCTGTATCAATTCTGAATTTCTCTAACGGATGGTCTGTTGCGCCATCTAGCCCTTTAAGAGGTCCAAATGGCATACCGTCACTGCCGAAACCCATTTGAAAACCAGCATCCTTCACCAGACTGAAAGGATTCATGGCCATGGCTCTTTCCTTTCCGATTTTCCTTTCGTACAATCCTCCGGGAATCTGCCACCTGCTTACAAAATTAGGTTGCATAACGAAAGAGTGAACGGAAGGATTCCACCGGCCGGGCCAATCGGCAGTTAATTCTTCAGCATGCTCTATCCGTATTTTTATAGTATCTCCTCCAGAGCGTTTCTCAAGAAATTTCTGGCCTACTCGGTCTATCTGTGCCAGTGCCCTGCCCCCTATAGCATGGTAAACGGGCATGAGGTCAAGGCTGTCCGCAAGCTTAAGACTTCGCATAACCTGTTCATCCGACAATAGAGGTAAGGCAATCGTTCCGTCTGTATAGTTTCCCGAAACAGCTGCTGTAGATGCTCCCAATGATCCGTCAAGAAAGAATTTTAAACCACTAATCTGGGGGGGTGCATCTTCATATTCCTTTGGGAATTCATTTAGAAAATCTGCGTCTTTTCCGAAAAGACAGAGGGATATTCTAATGGTAGGCCTGTTTTTCAACAGTATTTCCGCGGTGACACGAGATTCAAAAGTATATACCGCGATGACTCCTTTAGAATAGGCCTGTTCCACAGCCAATGAGCATGCCTGTCCAAGAATGTCCGCTTCAATCGGAAACACGCTTTCAAAATCAAGAATTATCCCCTCCCTGATGACGCCTGTTGAATAGTTAACCCCGGGGGATTTCAGGGGAAGCATTTCCAGCATGGCTGAGTTTACAAGGGCTTCATGTCCGCAAACTCTTCTGATAAAAACCGGTCGGCTTCCAGTTGCCCTGTCGAGTTCCTTCAGTGTGGGAAGGGCAGGGTCATTCCACGTGCTTTCATCAAATCCGTATCCTCTGAGGATACGCCCCGTTCTTCTTGAATCGATCTCGGAGTTAACAGAATCAACGAGATCCATTGCGGAAACAGTTCCTCTGAGATCAACAAACAGCCGTTCAAGTCCGCTCCAGAGGAAATGGCAATGGGCATCTACAAAACCCGGAATAGCGAACAACCGGGAATTCACATCTGAAGCATTGGATATTCCGGTGATTCTGTCACCTGAAATGGATATTTTCGATGCGGGCAATATCCTGTCCCCAGGGCCGGTCCAAACACCGCCGCAGACAATAGATTTCATGAACCGTGATCTTTCAAATGATGATACATAAGGTCAAGAACTTCAGCTTCAACCTCAAAACTGAAAAATGTAGAATCACCGCGCCGCTCTACACTGGTAACTCGGCCTCTTATTTCAGCTGTAACAGCTCCTCCCGGAGGCACCGGACCCTCGGCAAACTCCCGAAGACTCCTGCCCGGATCTGATATCTCCCGGGCTTCGATTTCTGTAAGCTCGCCTCTGTGCCTGAACCAGCGAGCAAGAATTACATAACTGCCCTCGCTGATGGAGGAAGCAGCCGGAAACCGGACATCGAGAATAACCGGTGTACTCTCACTTTTTTTTACCGAATTAAAGACGTTTACCCTGTTCCTGCCCCCCTTCTTGGCATCGTACAGGGCTTGGTCGGCAGCTACAAGCAGCTCGCTTCCTGCCACTGAGGGAAAAGTACTAACGCCCAGCGAAATGCTCACAGAAAGGGGAACAGATAATGTTTCATCGTCCACACCGGCTTGCCTTTTCAGAGGGGAGTTGTAAATGCTCTGTCGAATTCGTTCTGCAGTCTTGAAAGCTTCGTCCAAAAGTACGTTCGGAAGGAGAACAGTGATCTCCTCTCCTCCGTATCTGTAAGCTTCTCCACGATGTTTTACGCACCTTCGAATGATACTGCTGACATGCCTTAGAATTTTGTCTCCGGTATCGTGTCCCCACCTGTCATTGAATATTTTAAAATGGTCTATATCTATCATTATTGCCGACAATGGAAGGTTGTCCTCACCCACGATACGAAGCAGCAGTGGTAAACTGCTATCCAGAGCCTTTCTCGGAGGTATTCCTGTAACCGAGTCGAGTTCTCCCATCCAGGGAAACTCCAGCTGCGAATCGTTTCGGGCCATCGATAACACTTGAAAACCTTCCGTTGTTTTTATCGGTATCCATCACAAACATTCTTCTTCAGCGATGAATGCTGGTTTATGAATAATAACAGGATACTGAATAAATGAAAGCACCTGATCAGGAATCATTGACGAGGACTACGAAAATAGACAGACTATATTAGGTATAATACAAATGGAAGGAAATCATGCTAAAAATGTGCTATGTTGTTCGCGGGGTACTTCCGGTAATCCTTTTAAGCGTGATGTCATGCTCCTGGTCAGCAAAACAGCAGGAGATTCTTGACGCGTACAACGAGTCTGCTGGATACATCAATCGGAACGAATGGGAATCCGCCGCATCTTCGATGAGTTCCTCCACAATACTCTTTCTTGATTCACTCGCTGATGATCTTTCCACCAGGGGACTGCAAGGATACGAATCAGGTACTGATCTACTTCCGGTACTTTACACAGAATGCATTGACTTCAATGGAGATGTAACTATGATTTTTATTCAGGGAGATAGGGCGGAAATCACTCTAACATCAGGTAAATCATATAAGTTTCCAATGATTTTTGAGGGGAATTGCTGGAAGCTGGATCTTTCAGAGATATTTAGAAACAACCTTGATACTGCCCTTACGGGTTCATATGTTCGATAGTTGTCTTGT from Candidatus Aegiribacteria sp. carries:
- the nadC gene encoding carboxylating nicotinate-nucleotide diphosphorylase yields the protein MITVDWSDHVSVGRFIVRNALAEDRVKDDVTTSSLGIPDDDESTCAVSAREECIAAGWFLVEQVFQELSISSGWSVPKIHQQIPDGSRVFQGDTIGRLYGSADLLLRGERVALNLLCRLSGIATLTAEYVEAVKGTGVEILDTRKTTPCLRTLEKYAVRVGGGVNHRFNLAELAMVKDNHIAVAGGAGELHSVILRIREKGIPIEIEVDSIDQLGEVLDEKPDRILLDNMEPATLAEAVRMASGSGIYLEASGGITLENIREVACSGVDGISSGALTHSAASADIGFDWGKK
- the mtnA gene encoding S-methyl-5-thioribose-1-phosphate isomerase — its product is MIPLPTMQWMDGFLRLLDQRELPAEEIYIDCKNIDTLAEAIRTLAVRGAPAIGIAAAFGAVIAAKTCDPGEGNDAAFHSKLDILERTRPTAVNLFHCLDIQRDVFQRNPERENAVRALLESAFGLMRDDLEASKRMGHFGADLLKRCSTVLTHCNAGGLATAGLGTALAVIYEAWDRGLLKKVYADETRPLLQGARLTSWELSRAGIPVDVLPDSAAASLLEKGEINAVIVGSDRIAGNGDAANKIGTYPLALAAREHGVPFYIVAPLSTFDISTECGGDIEIEQRGRNELSAFGGRQLLPECVGVWNPAFDVTPASLITAIICEKGVLFSPDTEKVLSAAGKSL
- a CDS encoding type III pantothenate kinase; amino-acid sequence: MRRLVLDIGNTRTSVGVFDNGRLSVQWRITTRHWTADDLWVILRSLLKTDNCDIPEGLAYACVVPQVRHALLNLSRRYINVNPVEVTVETAGIIIDYKFPHELGADRLANAVGALKLGSFPAIVVDFGTATTFDVINSKGAYAGGAITPGVGTAAGELFKKAEKLNPVDLEFPVSPIGRSTAEAVCSGVLLGAVGAADYIIDELLKDIKGNPEIWATGGWAPGIAGKCRNRMKVCPELTLVGIDCIGEGYLNE
- the dnaK gene encoding molecular chaperone DnaK → MSISEGGNAIVIQTGEGPRVMPSVVAFTPAGDRLVGIVAKRQAITNPKDTITSIKRLMGRKYEELEKETFNVSYDIIPNDNGDAVVRTGDGRTFSPQEISSMILQKMKYRAEEYLGEEVTDVVVTVPAHFNEIQRKATKAACTIAGLNVKRVLNEPTAAALAFTDAVERRKIAVFDFGGGTFDISVLQVVNGIFEVKATTGNTQLGGDDFDARLVEWIMSEFKREKGIDLKEDPVAPQRVREAAERAKCELSTALETSINLPFIASSDEGPVHLEMSITRGLFEGLIRDMVESTRPLCLQVLKDAGLTHEDLETVVLVGGSTRIPMVRRLVEEAFQQEPVHSVNPDEVVAMGAAIAGSVVSGQRKDLVLLDVTSLTMGVETLGGVMAPIIAKNSPLPIKRSKMFTTAVDNQQIVGIHVLQGESDLAENNRSLARFELVGISPAPRGVPRVEVSFSIDANGILFVNAKDAVTGKHQEMKINPSGGLSDDDIGKLIREAKKSKEADRDRMKLIESRNVADQLIYEATKLIKTGGDRLDRESKGDLELALNELRTARDETNIASIEKSEKNLSIVMHTVRNIMNMTETLDEKDNSADMNKLDQEDAID
- a CDS encoding amidohydrolase family protein, with translation MKSIVCGGVWTGPGDRILPASKISISGDRITGISNASDVNSRLFAIPGFVDAHCHFLWSGLERLFVDLRGTVSAMDLVDSVNSEIDSRRTGRILRGYGFDESTWNDPALPTLKELDRATGSRPVFIRRVCGHEALVNSAMLEMLPLKSPGVNYSTGVIREGIILDFESVFPIEADILGQACSLAVEQAYSKGVIAVYTFESRVTAEILLKNRPTIRISLCLFGKDADFLNEFPKEYEDAPPQISGLKFFLDGSLGASTAAVSGNYTDGTIALPLLSDEQVMRSLKLADSLDLMPVYHAIGGRALAQIDRVGQKFLEKRSGGDTIKIRIEHAEELTADWPGRWNPSVHSFVMQPNFVSRWQIPGGLYERKIGKERAMAMNPFSLVKDAGFQMGFGSDGMPFGPLKGLDGATDHPLEKFRIDTASALNAYTLEAASICGFQDIAEHLSPGRKADMTVLSADPFHTPWSEIEVAVTICDGKVVHGHEALLEEIS
- a CDS encoding GGDEF domain-containing protein, producing the protein MLSMARNDSQLEFPWMGELDSVTGIPPRKALDSSLPLLLRIVGEDNLPLSAIMIDIDHFKIFNDRWGHDTGDKILRHVSSIIRRCVKHRGEAYRYGGEEITVLLPNVLLDEAFKTAERIRQSIYNSPLKRQAGVDDETLSVPLSVSISLGVSTFPSVAGSELLVAADQALYDAKKGGRNRVNVFNSVKKSESTPVILDVRFPAASSISEGSYVILARWFRHRGELTEIEAREISDPGRSLREFAEGPVPPGGAVTAEIRGRVTSVERRGDSTFFSFEVEAEVLDLMYHHLKDHGS